From Solidesulfovibrio carbinoliphilus subsp. oakridgensis, the proteins below share one genomic window:
- a CDS encoding tetratricopeptide repeat protein, whose product MGNAPSDTASTEGGRQPTLQAAPPEPCRILGVYVLTKAAQTGHGATARTYAQETRWFVRRMGDEDYSLQALNANSIPSGPTTTITKGELARNYRPEPGYYEKRCLPFIESLKKKIALAEKHLSEDDLDGAEKEFCKALLLDEKNPEANIALGKIHLQKGDGRKLAAALRRIFDIDALFQEEERHLFNDFGMRLRKEGHFTEAMAFYGKAVERNGADPHLHFNIARVLADAGDTDAARTHLEEALALSPDFTEARRFLAHLGDGGTGPVAGDAKTADTHDDAPLPDITAKGRVGS is encoded by the coding sequence ATGGGAAACGCTCCCTCAGACACGGCTTCCACGGAAGGCGGGCGGCAGCCGACGCTCCAGGCCGCTCCACCGGAACCCTGCCGCATCCTCGGCGTCTACGTCCTGACCAAGGCCGCCCAGACCGGCCACGGCGCGACCGCCCGGACCTACGCCCAGGAAACCCGCTGGTTCGTGCGGCGCATGGGCGACGAAGACTACAGCCTCCAGGCCTTAAACGCCAATTCCATCCCCTCCGGGCCGACCACGACCATCACCAAGGGCGAGCTGGCCCGAAACTACCGGCCCGAACCCGGGTACTACGAAAAACGGTGCCTGCCGTTTATCGAATCGCTCAAAAAGAAGATCGCCCTGGCCGAGAAGCACCTGTCCGAGGACGACCTGGACGGTGCGGAAAAGGAATTCTGCAAGGCGCTTTTGCTCGACGAGAAAAATCCCGAGGCCAACATCGCACTCGGCAAGATCCACCTCCAGAAAGGCGACGGCAGGAAGCTGGCCGCGGCCCTGCGGCGCATCTTCGACATCGACGCCCTGTTCCAGGAGGAGGAGCGCCACCTTTTTAACGACTTCGGCATGCGCCTGCGCAAGGAAGGCCACTTCACCGAGGCCATGGCCTTTTACGGCAAGGCCGTGGAGCGAAACGGGGCCGACCCGCACCTGCACTTCAACATCGCCCGGGTCCTGGCCGACGCCGGGGACACGGACGCGGCCAGGACCCATCTGGAAGAGGCCCTGGCCCTTTCCCCGGACTTCACCGAAGCCAGGCGTTTTCTGGCTCACCTCGGGGACGGCGGGACCGGGCCGGTCGCTGGCGACGCAAAAACCGCCGACACCCACGACGACGCGCCCCTGCCCGACATCACGGCCAAGGGCCGGGTCGGGTCATGA
- the nifE gene encoding nitrogenase iron-molybdenum cofactor biosynthesis protein NifE, translated as MEQAIFEERRDQIHRTGEGPFELACNRDSLAGAVSQRACVFCGSRVVLYPIADALHLVHGPIGCAVYTWDIRGALSSGPELHRLSFSTDLQEKDVIFGGEKKLKAALLELIERHKPNAAFVYATCIVGIIGDDVAAICRDVAATTGIPVIPVQSEGFKGNKREGYAAACKAMFTLAGTGDTSAISPLSLNILGDFNLAGEIWIIREYFEKMGIEVVANITGDGRVADIKRCHGAALNVVQCSGATMELAQMMKEKFGTPFLRVSYLGIEDMADSLYAVADHFKHLDPAIVERTQKLVREELSELLPKLCEYRKDLEGKKVAIYVGGAFKAFSLIKAFRHLGMQVVLVGSQTGTKEDYEELAAICDPGTVIVDDSNPLELSKYVRELDVDLFVGGVKERPIAHKLGVGFCDHNHERKEALEGFVGMLNFAREVHASATSPIWRFVPRREALAKAAANAMGESK; from the coding sequence ATGGAACAGGCCATTTTCGAGGAACGGCGTGACCAGATCCACCGCACGGGCGAGGGGCCTTTCGAGCTGGCCTGCAACCGGGACAGCCTGGCCGGGGCCGTTTCCCAGCGGGCCTGCGTGTTCTGCGGCTCGCGGGTGGTCCTCTACCCCATCGCCGACGCCCTGCACCTGGTGCACGGCCCCATCGGCTGCGCGGTCTACACCTGGGACATCCGGGGCGCCCTGTCGTCGGGCCCCGAGCTCCACCGCCTGAGCTTTTCCACCGACCTCCAGGAAAAAGACGTCATCTTCGGCGGCGAGAAAAAGCTCAAGGCCGCCCTGCTGGAACTGATCGAGCGCCACAAGCCCAACGCCGCCTTTGTCTACGCCACCTGCATCGTCGGCATCATCGGCGACGACGTGGCCGCCATCTGCCGCGACGTGGCCGCGACCACCGGCATCCCGGTCATCCCGGTCCAGTCCGAAGGGTTCAAGGGCAACAAGCGCGAAGGCTACGCCGCGGCCTGCAAGGCCATGTTCACCCTGGCCGGCACCGGCGACACCTCGGCCATAAGCCCCCTGTCCCTCAATATTTTGGGCGACTTCAACCTGGCCGGCGAGATCTGGATCATCCGGGAATATTTCGAGAAGATGGGCATCGAGGTGGTGGCCAACATCACGGGCGACGGCCGGGTGGCCGACATCAAGCGCTGCCACGGCGCGGCCCTCAATGTGGTCCAGTGCTCCGGGGCCACCATGGAACTGGCCCAGATGATGAAAGAGAAGTTCGGCACGCCGTTTCTGCGGGTCTCCTACCTCGGCATCGAGGACATGGCCGACTCGCTCTACGCCGTGGCCGACCACTTCAAGCACCTCGATCCGGCCATCGTCGAGCGGACCCAGAAGCTGGTGCGCGAGGAACTGTCCGAGCTTTTGCCGAAGCTTTGCGAATACCGCAAGGATCTGGAAGGCAAGAAGGTGGCCATCTACGTCGGCGGCGCCTTCAAGGCCTTCTCGCTGATAAAGGCCTTCCGCCACCTCGGCATGCAGGTGGTCCTGGTCGGGTCCCAGACCGGCACCAAGGAAGACTACGAGGAGCTGGCCGCCATCTGCGACCCGGGCACGGTCATCGTGGACGACTCCAACCCGCTGGAACTGTCCAAGTATGTCCGGGAGCTCGACGTGGACCTCTTCGTCGGCGGGGTCAAGGAACGGCCCATCGCCCACAAGCTCGGGGTCGGCTTTTGCGACCACAACCACGAGCGCAAGGAAGCCCTCGAAGGCTTTGTCGGCATGCTCAATTTCGCCAGGGAAGTCCACGCTTCGGCCACCAGCCCCATCTGGCGCTTCGTGCCCCGGCGCGAGGCCCTGGCCAAGGCCGCGGCCAACGCCATGGGAGAAAGCAAATGA
- a CDS encoding NAD(P)H-dependent flavin oxidoreductase — protein sequence MSFPSLTIGDLLIPRAVIQGGMGVGISLSGLASAVAACGGFGVISAAGIGMNEPDFSSNYISANNRTLTREIRAARAATTGALGVNIMVAMANFADLVKTAIKENVDAIFSGAGLPLDLPSYLTEGSKTKLVPIVSSARAAVILCKKWLSRFDRTPDAFVVEGPMAGGHLGFKAEQIDDPDFSLEKIVAEVVAGVKPYTAPNGRPIPIIAAGGVYTGADIRRFIKLGAAGVQMGTRFVATDECDADDRFKQSYIDATEQDVVIIKSPVGMPGRAIHNDFLTKAAEGEKTPSCCPYRCIHTCDYTKAPYCITLALANAKKGRFNYGFAFAGKNAWRIDRVMPVAELMDSLVAEYEAAEALDATAAPAPAKAVVPA from the coding sequence TTGTCGTTTCCATCCTTAACCATCGGCGACCTGCTCATTCCAAGGGCCGTCATACAGGGCGGCATGGGCGTAGGCATCTCCCTTTCCGGCCTGGCTTCCGCCGTGGCCGCATGCGGAGGTTTCGGCGTCATATCCGCAGCCGGCATCGGCATGAACGAGCCGGATTTCTCCTCCAATTACATATCCGCCAATAACAGGACTTTGACAAGGGAAATACGGGCCGCACGGGCCGCAACCACCGGGGCCCTCGGCGTCAACATCATGGTGGCCATGGCCAACTTCGCGGACCTGGTCAAAACGGCCATCAAGGAAAATGTGGACGCCATCTTTTCCGGAGCCGGACTGCCGCTCGACCTGCCAAGCTACCTGACCGAAGGCTCGAAGACCAAACTCGTGCCCATCGTGTCCTCGGCCCGGGCCGCCGTCATCCTCTGCAAGAAATGGCTGTCCCGCTTCGACCGCACCCCCGATGCCTTCGTGGTCGAAGGCCCCATGGCCGGCGGACACCTCGGCTTCAAGGCCGAGCAGATCGACGACCCCGACTTCTCCCTGGAGAAAATCGTGGCCGAGGTGGTCGCAGGGGTCAAACCCTACACCGCCCCCAACGGCCGGCCCATCCCGATCATCGCCGCCGGCGGCGTCTACACCGGCGCGGACATCCGACGCTTCATCAAGCTCGGCGCGGCCGGCGTCCAGATGGGCACCCGCTTCGTGGCCACCGACGAATGCGACGCCGACGACCGGTTCAAGCAAAGCTACATCGATGCCACCGAACAAGACGTGGTCATCATCAAAAGCCCGGTCGGCATGCCCGGACGGGCCATCCACAACGACTTCCTGACCAAGGCCGCCGAGGGTGAAAAAACACCTTCCTGCTGCCCCTATCGCTGCATCCACACCTGCGACTACACCAAAGCGCCCTACTGCATCACCCTGGCCCTGGCCAATGCCAAGAAAGGACGCTTCAACTACGGCTTCGCCTTTGCCGGCAAAAACGCCTGGCGCATCGACCGCGTCATGCCCGTGGCCGAACTCATGGACAGCCTCGTGGCCGAATACGAAGCCGCCGAAGCGCTGGACGCCACGGCGGCCCCGGCACCGGCCAAGGCCGTCGTACCCGCATAA
- a CDS encoding radical SAM protein: MTTTKDLSKHPCFNRESAGSCGRVHLPVAPKCNIMCNFCNRKYDCVSESRPGVTSAVLTPEQAVLYMDKVLEKEPRITVCGIAGPGDPMANPEALETVRLLKDKYPQMLFCLSTNGLALPAHAAELAELGVTHVTVTVNAVDPKIGAKIYSWARDGKVIHRGEAAARLLLERQIEGIKILKAKGVIVKSNTIVIPGVNDHHVLEVSKVLSELGVDIQNIMPIFPVADTPFAEVEAPSSEMIKDLREKAGGLVPQMSHCRRCRADAVGLLCNDRSGELAPLLGECSRTAPGADLEKRPYVAVATREGMLVNMHLGEAHKFQIWKQEAVGFSFVEDRWAPDPGAGPKRWEELAKVLSDCRAVLVAAYGETPRKVLSASGILPYECSGFLETALAEVYGSGDLSLLKSRKKGLGKACCGSGGGGGEGCG; encoded by the coding sequence ATGACCACCACCAAGGACCTCTCCAAGCACCCCTGCTTCAACAGGGAATCCGCCGGCTCCTGCGGCCGGGTCCACCTGCCCGTGGCCCCCAAGTGCAACATCATGTGCAACTTCTGCAACCGCAAATACGATTGCGTCAGCGAATCGCGCCCGGGCGTCACCAGCGCCGTGCTGACCCCGGAGCAGGCCGTCCTCTACATGGACAAGGTCCTTGAAAAAGAGCCGCGCATCACCGTCTGCGGCATTGCCGGCCCGGGCGACCCCATGGCCAATCCCGAGGCTCTGGAGACGGTGCGGCTTTTGAAAGACAAGTACCCGCAGATGCTTTTCTGCCTGTCCACCAACGGCCTGGCCCTGCCGGCCCATGCCGCCGAACTGGCCGAACTCGGCGTCACCCACGTGACCGTGACCGTCAATGCCGTGGACCCGAAGATCGGCGCGAAAATCTACTCCTGGGCCCGGGACGGCAAGGTCATCCACCGGGGCGAGGCCGCGGCCAGGCTCCTGCTCGAACGCCAGATCGAGGGCATAAAGATCCTCAAGGCGAAGGGTGTGATCGTCAAATCGAACACCATCGTCATCCCGGGCGTCAACGACCACCACGTGCTCGAAGTGTCCAAGGTCCTCTCGGAACTGGGGGTGGACATCCAGAACATCATGCCGATCTTCCCGGTGGCCGACACGCCCTTTGCCGAGGTGGAGGCGCCCTCCTCCGAGATGATAAAAGACCTGCGGGAAAAGGCCGGCGGCCTCGTGCCCCAGATGAGCCATTGCCGGCGGTGCCGGGCCGACGCGGTCGGGCTTCTCTGCAACGACCGGTCGGGCGAGCTGGCCCCGCTGCTCGGCGAATGTTCCCGCACCGCGCCCGGCGCGGACCTGGAGAAGCGGCCCTACGTGGCCGTGGCCACCCGGGAGGGCATGCTCGTCAACATGCACCTCGGCGAAGCCCACAAGTTCCAGATCTGGAAGCAGGAGGCCGTCGGGTTCTCGTTCGTCGAGGACCGGTGGGCCCCGGACCCGGGCGCCGGTCCCAAGCGGTGGGAGGAGCTGGCCAAGGTCCTGTCCGACTGCCGGGCCGTGCTGGTCGCCGCCTACGGCGAGACGCCGCGCAAGGTCCTGTCCGCCTCCGGCATCCTGCCCTACGAATGCTCGGGCTTCCTGGAAACCGCCCTGGCCGAGGTCTACGGCTCCGGCGACCTGTCGCTTTTAAAAAGCCGCAAGAAGGGCCTCGGCAAGGCCTGCTGCGGCAGCGGGGGCGGCGGCGGCGAAGGCTGCGGCTGA
- a CDS encoding NADH-quinone oxidoreductase subunit J codes for MNEMYLGQFAFAFYTLIILAGGLLAVGAQGLVRAMLGLVVSLFGVAGLYLLLLADFVALMQILIYVGAVTILMFFAIMLTRASADGGEAEGPGFAGILRAIPAFLVPAGILVPFLAVHGTPGFATPKNVSPDQLGAGLLGPYTLPFELISVVLLAAMAGAVLLAFEKRGAR; via the coding sequence ATGAATGAAATGTATCTTGGCCAGTTCGCCTTCGCCTTCTACACCCTGATCATCCTGGCTGGCGGCCTGCTCGCCGTCGGGGCCCAGGGTCTGGTCAGGGCCATGCTCGGGCTCGTGGTTTCGCTTTTCGGCGTGGCCGGGCTCTATCTCCTGCTTCTGGCCGACTTCGTGGCCCTCATGCAGATCCTGATCTATGTCGGCGCCGTCACCATCCTCATGTTCTTCGCCATCATGCTGACGCGGGCCTCGGCCGACGGCGGCGAGGCCGAAGGGCCCGGATTCGCCGGCATCCTGCGCGCCATCCCCGCCTTCCTCGTGCCGGCCGGCATCCTGGTGCCGTTTCTCGCCGTCCACGGCACGCCCGGCTTTGCCACTCCCAAAAACGTCAGTCCCGACCAGCTCGGGGCCGGGCTGCTCGGACCCTACACCCTGCCGTTCGAGCTCATCTCCGTGGTGCTTTTGGCCGCCATGGCCGGAGCCGTCCTTTTGGCCTTTGAAAAGCGAGGCGCCCGATGA
- a CDS encoding nitrogenase component 1: protein MSDSPYVSTTNACKLCTPLGAAIAFRGVEGAIPFLHGSQGCATYMRRYIISHFREPMDIASSALGEKQAVFGGGPNLKKGILNVMSKYGATVVGVASTCLTETIGDDVPRLLAEFKKEFADLPLPEIVHVSTPSYSGTHMEGWHAAVAALAGQLVREKAPAERRVNLIPGFVSPADLRYFKEILADYGLAATVLPDISETLDRPALLDYEKLPAGGTKLADIQAMSGALGTIECGRADHLAETAGAGLARRFGVPNHRLGIPIGIRETDAFFEALEQITGTPMPAKYADERGRLVDAYVDGHKYVAGKRAIVYGEEDFVIAMVAFLAEIGVKPILAATGATCKNFKAALAAVTAGILPEPPEAREGVDFFDIAEQAEHLAPDLLVGHSKGYRYAKSMNVPLMRVGFPIHDRFGGQRMLHVGYRGTQALFDLLVNTLLERKQEDSAVGYGYL, encoded by the coding sequence ATGAGCGATTCGCCCTACGTCTCCACCACCAACGCCTGCAAGCTCTGCACACCCCTTGGCGCGGCCATCGCCTTCCGGGGCGTGGAGGGGGCCATTCCCTTCCTCCACGGCTCCCAGGGCTGCGCCACCTACATGCGCCGCTACATCATCAGCCATTTCCGCGAGCCCATGGACATCGCCTCCTCGGCCCTCGGCGAGAAGCAGGCCGTCTTTGGCGGCGGCCCGAACCTCAAAAAGGGCATCTTAAACGTCATGTCCAAGTACGGGGCCACGGTGGTCGGCGTGGCCTCGACCTGCCTGACCGAGACCATCGGCGACGACGTGCCGCGCCTTCTGGCCGAATTCAAAAAGGAATTCGCCGACCTGCCCCTGCCGGAAATCGTCCATGTCTCCACCCCGAGCTACTCCGGCACCCACATGGAAGGCTGGCATGCGGCCGTGGCCGCCCTGGCCGGCCAGCTGGTGCGGGAAAAGGCTCCGGCCGAACGGCGGGTGAACCTCATCCCCGGCTTCGTCTCCCCGGCCGACCTGCGCTATTTCAAGGAGATCCTGGCCGACTACGGCTTGGCCGCGACCGTCCTGCCGGACATCTCCGAGACCCTCGACCGGCCGGCGCTCCTGGACTACGAAAAGCTGCCGGCCGGCGGCACGAAGCTCGCCGACATCCAGGCCATGTCCGGGGCCTTGGGCACCATCGAGTGCGGCCGGGCCGACCACCTGGCCGAGACCGCCGGGGCGGGCCTGGCCCGCCGGTTTGGCGTCCCCAACCACCGCCTCGGCATCCCCATCGGCATCCGCGAGACCGACGCCTTTTTCGAGGCCCTGGAGCAGATCACCGGCACCCCCATGCCGGCCAAGTACGCCGACGAGCGCGGCCGGCTGGTCGACGCCTACGTGGACGGCCACAAGTACGTGGCCGGGAAACGGGCCATCGTCTACGGCGAAGAGGACTTCGTCATTGCCATGGTGGCCTTCCTGGCCGAAATCGGGGTCAAGCCCATCCTGGCCGCCACCGGCGCCACCTGCAAGAATTTCAAGGCCGCCCTGGCCGCAGTGACGGCCGGCATTCTGCCCGAACCGCCCGAGGCCCGGGAAGGCGTCGATTTCTTTGATATCGCCGAACAGGCCGAGCACCTGGCCCCGGACCTCCTCGTCGGGCACAGCAAGGGCTACCGCTACGCCAAATCCATGAACGTGCCGCTCATGCGGGTCGGCTTCCCCATCCACGACCGCTTCGGCGGCCAGCGGATGCTCCACGTCGGCTACCGGGGCACCCAGGCCCTCTTCGACCTTCTGGTCAACACTCTCTTGGAACGCAAGCAGGAAGACAGCGCCGTGGGCTACGGCTATCTCTAA
- a CDS encoding class I SAM-dependent methyltransferase — protein MTAAATPHPLERYYRLHARIYDATRWSFLFGRDRLLGQAAAALQAAPVRTAPRIAEIGCGTGRNLAALARLLPEAALTGIDLCPPMLRRATAKASPRTCLVCAAYGPDSLPPAATDCIVFSYALTMFNPGWDAALDAAARHLAPGGLLAVADFHDTRAGWFRSWMGVNHVRLDGHLLPVLAARFDTVRQEVRPAYGGLWQYFCYLGRVR, from the coding sequence ATGACGGCCGCCGCCACCCCCCATCCCCTGGAGCGCTACTACCGGCTGCACGCCCGTATCTACGACGCCACCCGCTGGAGCTTTCTCTTCGGCCGCGACCGGCTGCTTGGCCAGGCCGCCGCGGCCCTCCAGGCCGCTCCCGTCCGCACCGCCCCCCGCATCGCCGAAATCGGCTGCGGCACGGGCCGCAATCTGGCCGCCCTGGCCCGGCTTCTCCCCGAGGCCGCCCTCACCGGCATCGATCTCTGCCCGCCCATGCTGCGCCGGGCCACCGCCAAGGCCAGCCCGCGCACCTGCCTCGTCTGCGCCGCCTACGGCCCGGACAGCCTGCCTCCGGCCGCGACCGACTGCATCGTCTTTTCCTATGCGCTGACCATGTTCAACCCCGGCTGGGACGCCGCCCTCGATGCCGCCGCCCGCCACCTCGCCCCGGGCGGCCTCCTGGCCGTGGCCGATTTCCACGACACCCGGGCCGGCTGGTTCCGGTCCTGGATGGGCGTCAACCACGTGCGCCTGGACGGCCACCTGCTCCCGGTCCTGGCCGCCCGGTTCGACACCGTCCGCCAGGAGGTCCGCCCGGCCTACGGCGGCCTGTGGCAGTACTTCTGCTACCTGGGGCGCGTGCGCTGA
- a CDS encoding NAD-dependent succinate-semialdehyde dehydrogenase, which yields MLQDTELWREACLIGGQWVQADGGGKIAVDNPATGQTIGQVPKCGRAETARAIEAAGKAWPAWRALTALERANALLRWHDLILAAKDDLARLMTLEQGKPLAEAAGEIAYSASFIRWFAEEARRAYGDVVPAPWAGRRILVTREPVGVCGIVTPWNFPTAMIARKVGPALAIGCPVVVKPASMTPFSALALGELAGRAGIPAGVVNILTGDSRAIGDELTENPVVRKLSFTGSTEIGKKLLAKCAGTVKKVSMELGGNAPFLVFDDADLDAAVAGAMATKYRNSGQTCICANRFYVQAGIHDAFVAKLAEAVAGLTVGDGQAPGVTQGPLIDGKALAHMQALVADATAKGGRVVCGGGPHALGGNFFEPTVIAGATQDMAFAREEIFGPIAPVFRFDTEAEAVALANDTEYGLAAYFYTRDLGRSFRVSRALEYGMVGVNESLISNTEAPFGGVKESGLGREGSRYGIDEYAVLKYTCIGGLGE from the coding sequence ATGTTGCAGGATACGGAGCTTTGGAGAGAGGCCTGTCTGATCGGCGGGCAGTGGGTCCAGGCCGACGGCGGCGGAAAAATCGCGGTGGACAACCCGGCCACGGGCCAGACCATAGGCCAGGTGCCCAAATGCGGCCGGGCCGAAACGGCCCGGGCCATCGAGGCGGCGGGGAAGGCCTGGCCGGCCTGGCGGGCCCTGACCGCCCTGGAGCGGGCCAACGCGCTTTTGCGCTGGCACGACCTGATCCTGGCCGCCAAGGACGACCTGGCCCGGCTCATGACCCTGGAGCAGGGCAAGCCCCTGGCCGAAGCGGCCGGGGAGATCGCCTACAGCGCGAGCTTCATCCGGTGGTTCGCCGAGGAGGCCCGCCGGGCCTACGGCGACGTGGTGCCGGCCCCCTGGGCCGGACGCCGGATCCTGGTCACCCGGGAGCCGGTCGGCGTGTGCGGCATCGTCACCCCCTGGAACTTCCCCACGGCCATGATCGCCCGCAAGGTCGGCCCGGCGCTGGCCATCGGCTGCCCGGTGGTGGTCAAGCCGGCCTCCATGACGCCCTTTTCCGCCCTGGCCCTCGGCGAACTGGCGGGCAGGGCCGGCATCCCGGCCGGCGTGGTCAACATCCTGACCGGCGACTCCCGGGCCATCGGCGACGAGCTGACCGAGAATCCCGTCGTGCGCAAGCTCTCCTTCACCGGGTCCACCGAGATCGGCAAGAAGCTTTTGGCCAAGTGCGCCGGCACGGTCAAGAAGGTCTCCATGGAACTCGGCGGCAACGCGCCGTTCCTGGTCTTTGACGACGCGGACCTGGACGCGGCCGTGGCCGGGGCCATGGCCACCAAGTACCGCAACTCCGGCCAGACCTGCATCTGCGCCAACCGCTTCTACGTCCAGGCCGGCATCCACGACGCCTTCGTGGCCAAGCTGGCCGAGGCCGTGGCCGGCCTTACGGTCGGCGACGGCCAGGCGCCGGGCGTGACCCAGGGCCCGCTCATCGACGGCAAGGCGCTGGCGCACATGCAGGCGCTGGTGGCCGACGCCACGGCCAAGGGCGGCCGGGTGGTCTGCGGCGGGGGGCCCCACGCCCTTGGCGGCAACTTCTTCGAGCCGACGGTCATCGCCGGGGCCACCCAGGACATGGCCTTTGCCCGCGAGGAGATCTTCGGGCCCATCGCCCCGGTCTTCCGGTTCGACACCGAGGCCGAGGCCGTGGCCCTGGCCAACGACACCGAATACGGCCTGGCCGCCTATTTCTACACCCGGGACCTCGGCCGGTCGTTTCGGGTGTCCCGGGCCCTGGAATACGGCATGGTCGGCGTCAACGAGAGCCTCATTTCCAACACCGAGGCCCCCTTTGGCGGGGTCAAGGAGAGCGGCCTTGGCCGCGAGGGCTCGCGCTACGGCATCGACGAGTACGCGGTGCTCAAATACACCTGCATCGGCGGCCTTGGGGAGTAG
- a CDS encoding DUF3419 family protein produces the protein MPMTKKIATRVQDALFGSIHGQSLVYNTCWEDPRLDRRLLGLGPDSRVVVITSAGDNALDYLLDGPARVDCVDVNFRQNALLELKRALFAHATFEELYAFFGEGGGPACAGIYARIRHTLPAYAAAFWDRHIGYFRAGRLSRSFYYHGASGLAAFVFSRLISALKPGLRRNIPRLLEAGSPEEQRRVFAAIEPVFWDRLSRWLVGRPETMALLGVPRPQIDLIRHSHPGGLEGFVRDKVRHVFTGPPMAENYFWRVYLTGRYTRRCCPEYLKESRFAAIRDRLPLLAAHTDTLTGFLAKNPGPYTHFVLLDHQDWLASHAPAALAEEWDRILSCAAPGTKILMRTAGLDVAFVPQAARSRLRFFPELTEPLHAADRVGTYGSQHLAVVA, from the coding sequence ATGCCCATGACAAAAAAAATCGCCACCCGCGTCCAGGACGCCCTTTTCGGCAGCATCCACGGCCAAAGCCTCGTCTACAACACCTGCTGGGAAGACCCGCGTCTGGACCGGCGGCTCCTCGGCCTCGGTCCCGACTCCCGGGTGGTGGTCATCACCTCGGCCGGGGACAACGCCCTGGACTACCTCCTGGACGGTCCGGCCCGGGTCGACTGCGTGGACGTCAACTTCCGGCAAAACGCCCTCCTGGAACTCAAGCGGGCCCTCTTCGCCCACGCGACGTTCGAGGAACTCTACGCCTTTTTCGGCGAGGGCGGGGGACCGGCCTGCGCCGGCATCTACGCCCGCATCCGCCACACCCTGCCGGCCTACGCCGCCGCCTTCTGGGACCGCCACATCGGCTACTTCCGGGCCGGCCGGCTGTCGCGGTCCTTCTACTACCACGGCGCGTCCGGCCTGGCCGCCTTCGTCTTCTCCAGGCTCATAAGCGCGCTCAAGCCCGGCCTTCGCCGCAACATCCCCCGGCTCCTCGAAGCCGGCAGCCCGGAAGAACAGCGCCGGGTCTTCGCCGCCATCGAGCCCGTTTTCTGGGACCGGCTGAGCCGCTGGCTGGTCGGCCGGCCCGAGACCATGGCCCTCCTTGGCGTGCCGCGCCCCCAGATCGACCTCATCCGCCACTCCCACCCGGGGGGCCTCGAAGGCTTCGTCCGCGACAAGGTCCGCCACGTCTTCACCGGCCCGCCCATGGCCGAGAACTACTTCTGGCGCGTCTACCTGACCGGCCGCTACACCCGCCGCTGCTGCCCAGAATACCTGAAGGAAAGCCGCTTTGCGGCCATCCGCGACCGCCTGCCGCTTCTCGCCGCCCACACCGACACCCTGACCGGCTTTCTCGCCAAGAATCCCGGCCCCTACACCCACTTCGTCCTCCTCGACCACCAGGACTGGCTGGCCAGCCACGCCCCGGCCGCCCTGGCCGAGGAATGGGACCGCATCCTTTCCTGCGCCGCGCCCGGGACCAAGATCCTCATGCGCACGGCCGGCCTCGACGTCGCCTTCGTGCCCCAGGCCGCCAGGTCCAGGCTGCGGTTTTTCCCGGAACTGACCGAGCCGCTCCACGCCGCCGACCGGGTCGGCACCTACGGCAGCCAGCACTTGGCGGTGGTGGCATGA
- a CDS encoding TerC family protein, producing MLDLLNGFAFSLDFFTALVSIVAIDVVLAGDNAVVIALAVRNLPPRTRARGILLGAGAAVILRVALTFFAAKLLDLPYLKLVGGGLIAWIAVKLLTDAADAKEGKACTTFFQAMITIVVADLVMSTDNILAVAGASQGNLALLIFGLGLSIPFVVFASNALSRIMDRYPVIVVVGAAVLGKVAAEMVLTDPWLAPHLSLGRPGLYAGEIVGAAGVVAVGWLWHRAAAKGC from the coding sequence ATGCTTGATCTTCTGAACGGATTTGCTTTTTCCCTGGATTTTTTCACGGCGCTCGTCAGCATCGTGGCCATCGACGTGGTCCTGGCCGGCGACAACGCCGTGGTCATCGCCCTGGCCGTGCGCAACCTTCCGCCACGGACCCGGGCCCGGGGCATCCTGCTCGGGGCCGGCGCGGCGGTCATCCTGCGGGTGGCCCTGACCTTTTTCGCGGCCAAGCTCCTGGACCTGCCGTACCTGAAGCTGGTCGGGGGCGGGCTTATCGCCTGGATCGCGGTGAAGCTTTTGACGGATGCGGCGGATGCGAAGGAAGGCAAGGCCTGCACCACGTTTTTCCAGGCCATGATCACCATCGTGGTGGCGGACCTGGTCATGTCCACGGACAACATCCTGGCCGTGGCCGGAGCGTCCCAGGGGAACCTGGCCCTTCTGATCTTCGGGCTCGGACTTTCGATCCCGTTCGTGGTCTTCGCCTCGAACGCCCTGTCCCGGATCATGGACCGCTATCCGGTCATCGTGGTGGTCGGCGCGGCCGTGCTCGGCAAGGTGGCGGCGGAGATGGTGCTGACCGACCCGTGGCTGGCCCCGCACCTGTCGCTTGGCCGCCCGGGCCTCTACGCCGGCGAGATCGTCGGCGCGGCGGGCGTGGTGGCGGTCGGCTGGCTGTGGCACCGGGCCGCCGCCAAGGGCTGCTGA